AGGAAGCATTTGTTGAATCTCTAATGCCCTGCTGCATGCAATGGGGAATATGGAATTGAAAGACCAGTTTGACCTTCCATACTTGCATTCTGGTTGAGGTGCATTTTCACAAGTCAGTAAGTCAATAAGCCTGTGGGAGAGATGGCACCAGGGAGCATATTAATACATAGGGTAAAAGTTCATTGGctgcctactgtatgccaggcattggTTTATTATGGTTGAAGTTCACTGGTCAGTGATCTCGAGGGGTctggaagaaggaaaaatgtCAGTGGGCTGCCAAGTTTCATCACCCTAATAGCCACTTATATTTATTCAACACCTGCATGGGGTTAAACACATGATGTGGAAACCTCGTTATCACCCTGTGAAGGAGGGACAGTCATCACCCCACTTCACAGGTGGACCCcagagaggctcagagagtctAAGAACCCTCCCCACCAGGTCACCAGCTGCTAAGTGGTGGGCGGAGCTAAGACCAAGCCCCACGTCTGTTTGACTCCAAGGCCTCAATCCCCAAAGACTTGACTCTTCTGGTTGGAACTGAATTTGAAGAGTAGGCAGAGTCAAGGAGGAAATAGTATCATGGGTTGAGCCTTTCCAGAAGTTTGCACTTTCCTAAATGTGTCAAACTTGCTTCCTATTACGGAGACAAAAGAAGACTCGTAACAGTATAACCTTCTAAATGCCCCCTGGGCCTTCTAGGCTGCTCAGTTGTTCAAAGCAAGGACATTAATTTCTCCATATTAAACTTGTTTCTGAGAGGAACAAGCAAGAAATGGTTCCATCTTCCCAAGCACATTTTCTCCCTCTGCCCTATGATGGCCCAGCTCCCTGGCCCCCCCACCCAACTCACAACCTGCATGACTTCAGGTGAGTTACCTGAATTTATTGAgactcaatttctttttaaattggggtaatAGTAGCTACCTTTGAAGGTGCTgtgagattaaataagataatattaaGTGCACAGTTCCTAGAGTAAGAGCTCAATCAAGTTAgcttttcttaattattattctgtattttctattttgcCTTAATTTTGGTCACCGTACTAGATGCtaatccacccccacccccccgccccaagGTACTTTTCACCTCACAGAATTGAAATATCAGTCTGGAAGTACAGTTTGAGGCAAAAATGAATGGATGTCTAAAGAgatattttcattgtttatatCAGGCAACAGCGAACAGGAGCTCAGTTCGCCCCTCATGCTTTAATCAATtatatttttgcttgtttgttttttcactctTACCCACCCACTCACCATTTCCTACTAGGACTCATTTCCTACTAGGGACGAGTAATAGTGCCAGGaattaaagggtttttttttttttgtttttttcttgcagtggagctgtttaaaagtacaaaaaataGTAGAGAATGACATAACAAACTTATCACCCAGTTTTAGCAGTTATTGTCATTTTCCTAATCTTGTTTTAactatccactttttttttaaactggagcattttaaagtaaatgcaGAATCATGTCATTTTAGCTGTAACTACTTCCTAACTAGCTTAACggataaagacttaaaaattatTGTGTCTAtagcaatatttatcataacCCTTTAATATCATCTGTTACCTGTCATGTTTAAATTTCCCAGATTGTTTCAAAAACTGCCTTTTAATAGTTGATTTGTTGATAGCAGAATTTAAGCAAGGTTCCCACATTTTTGTTTGGTAATTATGTCTTTTAAGTCCATATTTCATTCTCCCCACCTTTTAATACCACTGACCTGTTTGAGAAATTGGGGTCTTTTGTTGATGATCACACATTACGGATTTAGTTGATTACTTCTTCCTGGTGTTATTTTAGTTGTTCTATCCCCAGTATTTCCTGTAAAGTGGTATTAGGTCTAGAATGTGATTATATTCAGTGTCAGTATTTTTGGCTAGATGACATTGTAGGCAGGTATGGTGAGTGGGTTCTTCCTTTTCTACCACATCCTGGGCATGTAATGTCAGGCTGTCCTAAGTTCCATGAGTCAGCCTGGTCTCACCATGACAAAGTTCTCCATCAACTTTTTACCTAATGGGTTTAGCATCCACTGATCTTGTCCAGATCATCTTCTCGTTAGTGGTTGCAAGATGGggattttctaattctttcattctttccagGCCCTGTTTTTTATGCTTTTCCtaccctaatctttttttttttttttaatagtatccAGCAACCTTCAAATGTGAACATATATGGGGGCTCCAATAGTTTGGAGTTGGGCTGGCTATGTAAAAATCAATGGGGATCTTTATAAAAATACACATCCCAGGGTTCCACTTTTGGGGTTTCAGACTTAAGAGGTCAGGAGAAGGATCCGGAAGTGTTCTTAGTTTTTAAATCAAGTTGCTAAAATGTAGCCAGTCCAGGGAAGTCGAGCTTTTAAATCCATCACTGCTTAACATTGCAAAGGACAAAGTTTGCCACCATGTATGCATGTCCTTGTTTGATGGGACACCAGATTGGGAACAGCAAGGGTGAGAGAAGCTGAAATGAACTTGGAATGTTCCAGGGTTACTGTGGCTCCCCCATGCTGCCCCTCACTTGGACTTTGTGGCTGTGCTTTCCTTTGCTGCTCCTGGTCTCCCTCATTGCATGAACCTCAGAAACTTCAaattgcattaatatatgattCCTTTGTGCCTCTCCCCAGTCTAGATCTAATTGCTCTGAGCTGCTGGGACTTGAGCATGATGACAGAGGATTTTCTAGGATTATTCTCAACATGTGACATTCAGTTACCACTCCCTAGGAGGGCAGGGTTTAGCCAGGCAGGGAGCTGGTAGAGCTGGATAGGATTTCTAGATAAGAATGGCAAGAGGCTCAATTTCTGGATGGATTCTAGAGTTGTGCTGCCTAAACTTCAGTGCATGCTTGTTAAAAAATaccattctggggcttccctggtggcgcagtggttgagagtccacctgccaatgcaggggacacgggttcgtgacctggtccgggaggatcccacgtgccgcggagcggctgggcccgtgagccatggccgctgagcctgcgcgtccggagcctgtgctccgcaacgggagaggccacaacagtgagaggcccgcataccacaaaaacaaaaacaaaaaacccgtTCTGGCATCCCATGCCTGACAGTAGGTTTTAGTAGGTTTGGGGTGGAAACCGGCAGTTAGCgtttctaataagctcccagcTGATTTTGGTGTATGAGGGTCATGGACCTTAGAGAGTCACTGTAATGGGCCCTCAAAAGCCTTGGGAGATGGGAGACTCAAAGGCGTCTAGAAAAGCAGACGGCAGTATGGAGCAGGTACCAACCTGGAGATTAGGAGACTGAGTTCTAACCCAGCTCTGTCAGTGACCCCTGAGGGATCCTGGGCAAGCCCTTCTCCTTCTCAGCCCTTACTTGCCCTTGTGTAAAATAACAGCGTTGATTGGATCTGTgatctaattttttaaagcagagacTGTTTTTGCACTCTCaacatttaaatggattaaatggggGCTGTTCTGATAGAAACAGGGATATGGAGTCAGCACCCTCAGCATAACCACTTGCTTCTCTCATCAGATTTTGGGACTCCCGCCGCTGACATCCACACACAGCCTGAGGTCTTTGCAGagctggtttgaaaaccactgatagCTAGAGTTTCTTCTCACCCTAACGTTCAGTGATTCTGGGTTTGATCCTTCTGTACCTGACCACGGACTCTCAAATCCCGGcagcactcttctttttttttttttttttttttttgtggtatgcgggcctctcactgctgtggcctcccccgttgcggagcacaggctccggacgcgcaggctcagcggccatggctcacgggcccagccgctccgcggcacatgggatcctcccagaccggggcacgaacccgcatcccctgcattggcaggcggactctcaaccacttgcgccaccagggaggccctcggcaGCACTCTTCTTATAAACTTCATGAGAGGGTGAGAATGCTGTAAGGCCGCTTATCCCGCCTAGTAGAAATCTAAATTAAATGCACATCTGCTGCTGCTGATAGGTGGGGCGAGACAGGTTTTCTGAGTTCCTACTTAGAACAACATGTAGGGTACTAGGCATCACGGAGTCAGGCAGACATAGCTCCTTTTTTTCAAGGACTTACCTTTTAtttggggaggtttttttttttttttttaaggaatgttcATTTAATGCAGCCACAGAATCGAGGGACATATTATAGTCCATTCTAGTTATAAAATGACTCACCCAGGCATTTAGATAAATCTATGAATGCATTTGTTCTAGTTCCAGGCTGAAGTTACATCACAATTGTGAATGCTTATGACGTAGTTATAATTTATGAGTTGAGTGACACATTTAAAACTCAAACATGTATAAAACATTCACTGAATTTGACTTCCTAGAGAGATGATTCTCTATTGGTTAGTATTGGATACCACCAACCATTTCACATAACCCAGAATACTGTCCAATCCATGTGGTGTCCCAGCACATATCTGGCAGTGTTTCACACTGTCTTATTCATTCATAAATGCTTTTAAGACTCCCAAAATAAAAGCCCATAaagatatgaatatatttttaaagatatctaTAAAATAATGCTATCCAGGTATCAAAACTGAATTGCATTTTACTATGATACctacttttcttatttctgatattttcaaTAGGTAAAGTAGTACAAGTCAACTGACAATGAAGTGCATCTTTATAAAATATAGAGAAGAGCTTTTTTTCTTTAGTCAAAGATATTGTTAAACTCATAGAGCATACGAGAATTAAAGCATTAATATTTAACTACtcccaaaattaaaacttttacagaatgTTCATAAAGCTCCAAAATAGGTGATTTTAACCTACCAGCATGAAGCGTGGCTTTCTCTAATTTCTAAGTAGCCAAAATATTCATACTGAGGCACTATTCAATTTCTTAAGAGTTTGTGTCAAAGAACTTTATCTACTTCTTGGTGGATTTCTGTCATACTCTCCATTCCTAGACATATCACCATACCAAACAATGTGCAAATAACTgtttaggaaaactgaaatgCCCACCCTAGATAGCTATTtactttaagaataaaataaaccaaaaacatcTCAAAATTTTCTACAGGCTATGCAGAAGACAGGGAAGGATGATTTTTACAGGCCATGCAGCTAAGAGAGAGAGCTGATTCAGTGAATATAATACTATAAGTTTAAACATATTATGCCTTTTGTAAGGCTTTTTGTAAATCACCATAGTGTTGATTAAAGTGCTTGCCATGGCTGTATCTACTGCAGACTGGGGAACCATTCCATGCAGATTCGTCTGAATATAGCCTGTCAAAAGACTCTGGTTTGGACTATCTTTAAGAGGAACACAGAACCAACCACAGGGATGGTTATATCCACGAACAAATTCTGATCTCTTTTCACTCCAGTCAAGACTTATCTCACAGGATAAAAGCCCTTCTTTATAGTCCACAGTATAGGAGAAGTCAACAAACTCTCTTGGGGAAATTATATTCCAAAGCTGACCAGCAGTAGTATAACGCATCACACAGCAATTCTCTTCAAAGTACTCCAAAATATCCAATGAGGTCATTAAGCTGTCCCAATCCAAGCGACAGGGACCTGGGCGTATATGGTCTATTACACTATTGATGACATCGTCTATAACACCTTGGGCTTTGAAGAGATATCCATTAAATTCTTCTGAAGGTTTCCTCCAAATTGTTACatctttcattttcttagcaACTCGCCACTTGTCATCTTCAAGGCTGTGGTATTGGATGAGAGTGTTTTTAAGTCTAGTCGCCAAAACAGCTGCATCAGGCAGGGCTTCCATTTGTTTTCCCTGTGAGGTCCACACGCGTCCGGACGCCGGTTCCGCCATCCTGGACCTCCACAGCGGCTTCCCTCGCCCACTGCCCGGAGCAGCTCCGGGAAGACGACCCTGTCGCCCCGCCTCCAGGCAGCCTCACCTCCGTGCTTCGTGGGAggttctttttttgaaaaattgaaatatattagaCATATAAAAGATTTAAGGTGTACAGGActttgatttgatacatttatatgttgtaatatgattgccattgtagcGATAGTTAGCACCTTTATCACATCACATAatgatcatttgtttttgtttttcgtttttttttgtcgtacgtgggcttctcactgccgtggcctctcccattgcggagcacaggctccggacgcgcaggctcagcggccatggctcacgggcccagccgctccacggcatgtggaatcttcccggaccggggcacgaacccgtgtcccctgcatcggcaggcagactctcaaccactgcgccaccagggaagccctgatcgtTTGTTTTTAATGGTTGGAATAAATAGGATCTAGTCTTTTAGTAAGTTTGATGATTATCATACAGTATTGCTGCCTATATTCATTCTACTCTGCATTAAATCTCTAGGACATTTTCCTTTATGACTcattgcaagtttgtacccttaaacaacatctctCCAATTCCCCTGCCCTCCAGCTCCTGGTAATCatcattttactctctgtttttatgagtgtggcttttttagattccacatataggtgatatcatacagtgtttgtctttctctgtctgacttatctcacttaacataatgtctgcAAGGTCTGTCcgtgttgtcgcaaatggcagatGTCTGTCtgtcttatggctgaataatgtcccattatgtttatgtatgtatatatctatatatacacacatacacatacacaccacatcttctttacctattcatcctTTGAcacacacttaggttgtttccataatttggctattgtaataatgcTGCAGTAGACATGGGGGGAGCATAAGATCTCTTCAATATTCTGttgtcatttcctttgggtatatatcaagaagtggaattgctagatcatagggtagatttatttttaattttttgaggcacctATGTATcatcttccatagtggctgcaccaatttacattcccactaacagtgtacaagAATTCcccctttttccacacccttgCCCAAACTTATcttttgtcttcttgatgatagccattgtaacaggtatgaggtgatatctcattgtggttttcatttgtatttctcttataattagtgatgctgaacatcttttcatgcacttTTGGGCtgtttggatgtcttctttggagaaatgtttatttagttcctctgtttttaaattgaattggCATATGAAAAATGAACTAATTAACAATATGTGGGAATATGGAGTACAAAATTGGTGCTGTAAAGTGAGAGAAGAGAGCTTTGAGGAATACACTGAGAGCTTCAAGAATGATTGGGGTTATTTACCATTGTTCACAAAAcgtattacacacacacatgtagttGCTGATTAGCAAACACACGTGTTAGGTCTGTTATAGAATTCCAATTCAGTGAGTTTAAGAAGGGATCTGTTGGATCACAAGATTAGGAATTTTAGGATCACTCCAGCTTCAGGAATGACTGGATCCAGGATCTCAATGATTTGggctttttctccattttttggcTCTATTTTCCACACTGTCTCGCCTTCATTCTAAGGCAGGATTTCTCTATATAGGAGAAGCAACATAATAAATCTGCCAACGATTCCTGGCTTATTATGATCTTTTCAGCTTGAAATTCCAGAGGAAGAGCAAGGCGCTCTCTCTGGCAACATTCAGATATTAAGTTTTAGAGGCTCAGACTGGGCTGGGGCTCCCTCGGAACCGTCTACTCTGCTCAGAGGAGCAGAGAACTTTGCCTGGCTAGCCTGAGGCATGTGCCAGTCTCTGGGGTGAGTGACAGTGAGGGAGGCAGGGACAGGAGCACTATGGCTGTCCTGCCACAGCAGTGTGGGTGGGATGGGTGTTCCCCAAAGGAGAAGTAGAATGTGagtgtgccaaagtcaactgctGTCCACCAAAAATATGGAAGTAAGAAAGAGCAAAATCACTAGTAATCTAACGTAGGAGTTCATGTGCATACATGTGCAGAAAGACGTTTATGCtactttaagtaaaaaacaaGAGACCATGATAGAACACAGTTCATacaataacatttttaatttttaaatgtatatcctgggcttccctggtggcgcagtggttgagagtctgcctgccgatgcagggggcacgggttcatgccccggtccaggaagatcccacatgccgcggagcggctgggtccatgagccatggccgctgagcctgcgtgtccggagcctgtgctccacaacgggagaggccacaacagtgagaggcccgcgtaccgcaaaaaaaaaaaaaaaaaaaaatgtatattctattTGCAGATGCACAAATATATATGCTTTGAaagcataaaaatgaaatgtgCTATTTTCTTGGTACAGGGTTTTTCCACTTGACAATCATGAACATTATTCCTTGCTGTTAAGTATCATCCTATACTATCCTTCTCGGGACTGTATTTTGTTATGTGGTTGTAGGATGATTCAGCTGATACCTGAGTTTCCTTAGGAGTGGGGAACGGCACTGACTGAGCTGGCATTGGGGTCTGTGGTCCCAGCTGTTCCTGCTAACTTGTGTTTCAGAGTAGACAGTGTCTGCCTTGCATTTCCTTTTTGGGTCCTTATTAATGGGACCCAGTCACTTAGGCCCCCAGCAGGCTTGGGGAGTTGAGTGAGACCTTTAAGCAGGAGTGTATCGACTGCTTCTGAAATAGGAATTCCAGGGCCCTGGTATTTATATATAGCCTTTATCTCAGCAGCCTTGTGCAGAGCTGGCATTTTTGGGGTCAAGGCAGAAAAGATCAGGGACAAGTGAAAGCTGCAGGAATTGGTTGGTGGAAGGTAGTTTCTTCCAAAGCCGAGGTTGGGGTTCAGGCTTGACGATAACCTAGTGAAACTCCAGAGAAGTTCTATGCACACCAAGGATTCAGCTGTCTTGTCCACCTTG
This window of the Mesoplodon densirostris isolate mMesDen1 chromosome 3, mMesDen1 primary haplotype, whole genome shotgun sequence genome carries:
- the LOC132485535 gene encoding LOW QUALITY PROTEIN: stAR-related lipid transfer protein 4-like (The sequence of the model RefSeq protein was modified relative to this genomic sequence to represent the inferred CDS: inserted 1 base in 1 codon), translating into MAEPASGRVWTSQGKQMEALPDAAVLATRLKNTLIQYHSLEDDKWRVAKKMKDVTIWRKPSEEFNGYLFKAQGVIDDVINSVIDHIRPGPCRLDWDSLMTSLDILEYFEENCCVMRYTTAGQLWNIISPREFVDFSYTVDYKEGLLSCEISLDWSEKRSEFVRGYNHPCGWFCVPLKDSPNQSLLTGYIQTNLHGMVPQSAVDTAMASTLINXYGDLQKALQKA